A single Scleropages formosus chromosome 4, fSclFor1.1, whole genome shotgun sequence DNA region contains:
- the bcl2l11 gene encoding bcl-2-like protein 11, producing MSQRGQTRANGPTTLSESGEGREAQPGRGDQARAVVVPSDSRAGAQARAPRFSALSTSSSGYHSLDYDSLPSSPLMTDNKATQTPSPSSQAIAHAQERISRAHDALPDDEMQPALNRFRPRSLSMPVDMRPEVLVAQELRRIGDELNNLYIGRAGGWNGGAAAQEVRNEPVFVLWINALVERLLLILRGR from the exons ATGTCCCAACG AGGACAAACTCGAGCCAATGGCCCGACCACCCTAAGTGAGAGCGGCGAAGGCAGAGAGGCGCAGCCCGGCCGGGGGGACCAGGCGCGCGCCGTGGTCGTGCCGTCAGATAGCCGCGCGGGCGCGCAGGCCCGCGCGCCGCGATTTAGCGCGCTGTCCACGTCTTCCAGCGGATATCACTCTCTCGACTACGATTCCCTGCCCAGCTCTCCACTCATGACTGATAACAAGGCGACCCAGACTCCCAGTCCGTCTAGCCAAGCCATTGCCCACGCGCAGGAGCGCATATCCCGCGCGCACGACGCCCTGCCGGATGATG AAATGCAACCGGCCCTTAACCGCTTCAGACCGCGGTCGCTGTCGATGCCGGTGGACATGCGGCCAGAGGTGCTGGTTGCGCAGGAACTGCGGCGCATCGGCGACGAGTTGAACAACCTGTACATTGGG AGAGCCGGGGGCTGGAACGGCGGGGCCGCGGCCCAGGAGGTGCGCAACGAGCCCGTCTTCGTGCTCTGGATCAACGCCCTGGTGGAACGGCTGCTATTGATCCTGAGGGGAAGATGA